From Candidatus Xianfuyuplasma coldseepsis:
AAATTTGGGAATTTATCTCTTTATGATTGTTTAAAACCGGCCATTCGCTATGCTCGTGAAGGGTTCGCCATCAGCGAAACCGTGGGCTTCTATTTTGAACATGCAATTAAACGGTATCGAGATCGCAATAAAACCGATGAGTACAAGCATTTCTTTGATGTGTTTACCAAGAATGGTCAACTATATAAAGCCGGTGATATATTTCAAAGTAATGATCTTGCGGATACGTTGGAAGAGATAGGTAAAACGAATGCGGATAGTTTCTATACAGGAGACTTATCGAAGAAGATTGTCTCATTTATGAAACAATACAATGGATTTATTGATGCAGATGATTTGGCAGAATTTGATAGTGAGTTTGTAGACCCGATTCACGTTCATTATAAAGGATATGACGTTTGTGAAATTCCCCCAAATGGTCAGGGAATCACAGCACTTATGGCGCTAAATATATTAAAGGATGAAACGCTTCAATATGGGGATATCATCACCTATCACAAGCAAATTGAGGCGATTAAAATCGCATTCAGTGATACTTTACAATACGTCACGGATCCACAGTTCATGAAGATGAATCCAGAATTTTTACTAAGTGATGACTACGTAGCATGGCGGAAGAAAGATATCACAGACAAGGCATTGCTGCATCAACCGATCGACTATGCGAGTAGTGGCACTGTCTATTTGGCAACGGCAGACAACGAAGGGAACATGGTATCGTTTATTCAAAGTAACTACATGGGCTTTGGGAGTGGTATCGTCATCGATGGGACGGGTATTTCAATGCAAAATCGTGGACATACCTTTAAACTAGATGAGAGCCATCACAATAAATTAGAACCACGAAAACGAACCTATCATACCATTATTCCCGGCTTCTTAATGAAAGACGGAAAAGGAGTCGGACCTTTTGGAGTTATGGGTGGGTTTATGCAACCCCAAGGACACCTTCAAGTCGTTATGAACTTAATTGATTTTAACATGAACCCCCAAGCAGCACTCGATGCTCCCAGATTCCGTTGGGATAAGGGATTGGAAGTTGCATTAGAAAACTCATTTGAGGCGTATGTCGCCCAGAAATTACAATTGAAAGGTCATCAGATCAAGCTGGATGTTCGTTCTAGTGGATTTGGACGCGGACAAATTATATTGAAACATGGAAACCATTATCTTGCGGGTACCGAAACTCGTTGTGACGGGTATATTGCATATTATTAAAAAAAAACGCACATTGTGCGTTTTTAAGTGGTTAAATTATCAAATCCACCTTCTAAAATATAGATGTCGCTAAAATTATTCTTGGCCAATTTACGAGCGATTCGCTTGCTTTTTCGACCATTGTCACAATAGAGATAAATGGATAAATCCTTGCGTACTTTGGTGTACTTATGCGTTAACTCTTTAACTGTGAAATGACGAGCACCTTTAATTCGATCCGCTTCATAGGCTTCTTTTTTACGAATGTCAATCAGTTGCCCTTTGCGCATATTGTTTTTAAAATCAGTCTCGTTAATCGTGTGTATCTTTGTGTAATCAATGTTTCGATTTCGTGTTAAAAACCATCCAAGTAATAACCCGGCAGCGATGGCGATAATAATTTGAATCCAGTCCATACAATCACTCCTCACATAGATTATAACCACGAATTATATGCTTGTCAATTTTAATATCTTGTTGTATATTTATTAGTTATATGTTATATATAAGAAAGAATTCGCTTATATTCTAGACAAAAATGGGTTTTTTGTTTATAATATTATCTATGATTAGGAGTGAAAAACATGATAACAACAAATGACTTTAAAACAGGGATTACAATCCAAAGTGATGGCAACCTTTGGAGCGTTATTGAATTTCAACATGTAAAACCTGGGAAAGGTAGTGCGTTTGTTCGTAGTAAACTTCGTAATTTACGTACTGGTGCGGTGATTGACAAAACATGGCGTGCTGGTGAAAAAGTAGCAACCGCACATATCGATAAAAATAAAATGGCGTATCTCTATTCCGCCGGAGACACCTATGTGTTTATGAACAATGAAACGTATGAACAAATTGAAATTCCCTTTGCCCAAATTGAATATCAACTAAATTTCATCGTTGAAGGAATGGAAGTGAACGTCATCAGTTTTGAAGGAGAGATCTTAGGGGTTGATATTCCTGAAAAAGTGACTCTCACTGTAACAGAAGCTGATCCAGCAGTAAAAGGTAATACCGCTCAAAGTGCAACAAAAGATTGTGTTGTCGAAACCGGATTCAAACTACAAGTACCATTGTTTGTCAATCAAGGGGATAAAATTGTCATCAACACATCAACTGGAAAATACGATACACGAGCGTAATTAAATAAGGAAGTGAACAAGAAATGGATGATTATTGGCAGAGGTATTTGCTAGCATTCACCGACATCCCGGTAGGATTACTCGCATTAATGGTTGGACTCTTACTTATGAGTGCCTTCTTTAGCTTAAGTGAAACGGTGTTCTCAAGTGTGAACGTGATTCGCTTAAAAACATTTATCGAGGATGGTATAAAAGGAAGTAAAAAAGGACTGTGGATTACAGAAAACTTTGATCGTACATTAACGACCATCTTGGTCGGAAACAATTTGGCAAACATTGCACTTGCTACCGTAAGTGTCTCCTTGTTTACGCAAATCTTTGGCGATCCAACGGTTGTCAATTTGATGAATACATTTGTCATGACAACGATTATATTAATCTTTGGTGAAATCGTTCCAAAGAGTTTTGCGAAAAACAATGCCGAACGACTCGCACTTGTATTGAGTAACATTATGTATTGGTTAATCAGTATCATGTCACCAATCACGTGGATATTCCTCAAAATACGTGGGTTATTAATCAAGGAAAACGATGAAATCACCATCAGTGTTACCGGTGATGAGTTGGAGACGATTATTGATACGATGGAAGAAGAAGGTTCCATCGATGAAGATGAAGCAGAAATGCTTCAGTCGGTACTTGATTTAAGTGAAAAAACCGTGTATGACATTATGACACCACGGGTGGACATGATTGCAATTGATGTCAATGAAGAAGTGGAAACGATTAAGAAGATATTCTTTGATCATCAGTTTTCACGATTACCGGTGTATGATAAATCCGTCGATAACATTGTCGGGATTTTACATGAACGCGATTTCTTTACCAAACTGATTAAAGATCAAAAAATATACATTCGTAAATTGATGAAAGAAGCGATGTTTGTATCCAAATCGATGCGTGTGGATACCTTAATCGAACTTTTACAACGAGAAAAAGCTCATATGGCAGTTGTCAGTGGTGAGTATGGTGGAACCAGTGGTGTTGTCACCATGGAAGATGCGTTGGAAGAACTCGTTGGCGAGATTTATGACGAACATGATGAAGTCGATGATGAAATGATTTCTCAAATCAAAGAATTCAAATTTGGCATCAACGCCGATATTGACTTGGAAGATTTGTTTGAAGAACTGGATATCGGGACACCACCGGAGACACAATACAGTAATCTAGGCGGATGGCTCTATGGCATGTTTGAGGATCTTCCTGAAGTGGATATGCACTATAACTACTTACAAGAAATACCCAACTATGAACACGACGATGATGAACCTAGTTGGTTGAATTTAAAATTCGTTATTAAAGAAATTCGTGATCGACGCATCACGTATGTTCATTTAACTGTGGAAAACGTAACAAAAGAGTAAAAAGAGGTACACCCTCTTTTTTGCTGTTTGGTGGTGAAAATATGGAACGACTACAAAAAGTGATTGCCCATAGTGGTTATTGCTCTCGGCGCAAGGCCGAAGAACTGATTGTTGCTGGTAACGTGTTTGTGAATGGTGAAAAAGTCACTGAGCTCGGAACAAAAGTGTCGTCAAGTGACGATATTGTTATCAATGGCCAAGCTTTATCCAAAGAAGATTTGGTCTATTATGTCCTCTACAAACCCGAAGGATATGTCTCGACTACAAGCGATGAGAAAAACCGACGCACTGTTTTGGATTTAGTACCAAGTGATAAACGTGTGTATCCCGTTGGTCGATTGGATTACGATACCTCCGGCGTATTGTTGATAACCAATGATGGAACCTTCACGAATCAAATGACATCGCCACACAAAGGTATTGAAAAAGAATATGTGGCAAAAGTAGAGGGGTTTGTTCGTAAGAATGAATCGGCACAACTTCGTCGTGGCATTGAAATTGATGGGTATAAGACCAAACCAGCGTTTGTGAAGAATGTGACCTATACCAAGAAAAATGAAACGTCGATTGTGACTTTGATTATTACCGAGGGGAAATATCATCAAGTGAAGAAAATGTTTGAAGCGATTGGGCATCCGGTTCTATCGTTGAAACGAACCCGTTTTGGTATGGTAACTGTCGAAGGAATGAAAAAAGGCGAAATTAGACGATTGAAACCCTATGAACTAAAACAATTGAAAGAACAAGTAAAATCGTAAATACTATGTACTTTTTAAAATAATTTGTTATAATAAAACATGTTGAAAAGAGGTGATGCGGTGAAGTATATGCAAATTGCCCTTGACGGACCAGCTGGAGCAGGTAAAAGTACCATTGCTAAATTGCTTGCAGAAAAACTGGACTTTATCTTTATTGATACAGGTGCAATGTACCGCGCCGTAACCCTTAAAGCCATCCGTTTAGGACTGAATCTAAACGATGAAAATGTATTTGAATTTATTGATCATACGACATTTATGTTCCATGATGGACACCTGTTTATGGATGGAAAGGATGTCCACGATGAAGTGCGGAAAAACGATATCTCCAACAATGTATCATTGGTGTCATCGTATCTAACCGTACGCCAGCGTTTGGTTGCGATCCAACAGACCCTTGCGAAACATCACAATGTGGTAATGGATGGTCGTGATATTGGAACCAAAGTTCTTCCCAAAGCCGATGTGAAATTCTTTTTAACAGCATCGATAGAAGAACGTGCAATGCGTCGTCATCAAGACAACTTGAAACGAAACATTGCCAGTGATTTAGAACAATTAAAGTTAGAAATTGCGCGACGCGACCATCTGGACGCAACGCGGAAACATAGCCCGTTAAAACCGGCAGAAGATGCGATTATCATCGATACATCGCATATGAGCATCAACGACGTCGTTCAGACGCTTACGACAAAGATAAGAGAGGTTGAGAACTATGGATATGGAGTTTAAAATGACGAATGTCAAAGTAGGAAAATTTGTTAAGGGGACAGTTTTCCACGTCACAGATGATTTGTGTTATGTCGACATAAAAGCATTTGCTGATGGTGTTATTTATAAAGAGGGATTCAGTTTAGGGAATACCATTTCCTCCTGTAAAGAAGTAGTCAAAGAAGGAGATGAAATGGAATTTAAAATCACGAAAATTGATCACGAAAATCAA
This genomic window contains:
- a CDS encoding gamma-glutamyltransferase family protein → MNNPFFSKRQSVHAKNGVVATSEGLAAQAGMEILKQGGNAIDAAIATAAALTVVEPCSNGIGSDNFALVYFKDKLYGMNSSGWSSQNISIDAVKARGYDEMPAQGVIPITVPGTPKGWANLIDKFGNLSLYDCLKPAIRYAREGFAISETVGFYFEHAIKRYRDRNKTDEYKHFFDVFTKNGQLYKAGDIFQSNDLADTLEEIGKTNADSFYTGDLSKKIVSFMKQYNGFIDADDLAEFDSEFVDPIHVHYKGYDVCEIPPNGQGITALMALNILKDETLQYGDIITYHKQIEAIKIAFSDTLQYVTDPQFMKMNPEFLLSDDYVAWRKKDITDKALLHQPIDYASSGTVYLATADNEGNMVSFIQSNYMGFGSGIVIDGTGISMQNRGHTFKLDESHHNKLEPRKRTYHTIIPGFLMKDGKGVGPFGVMGGFMQPQGHLQVVMNLIDFNMNPQAALDAPRFRWDKGLEVALENSFEAYVAQKLQLKGHQIKLDVRSSGFGRGQIILKHGNHYLAGTETRCDGYIAYY
- a CDS encoding rhodanese-like domain-containing protein, yielding MDWIQIIIAIAAGLLLGWFLTRNRNIDYTKIHTINETDFKNNMRKGQLIDIRKKEAYEADRIKGARHFTVKELTHKYTKVRKDLSIYLYCDNGRKSKRIARKLAKNNFSDIYILEGGFDNLTT
- the efp gene encoding elongation factor P — encoded protein: MITTNDFKTGITIQSDGNLWSVIEFQHVKPGKGSAFVRSKLRNLRTGAVIDKTWRAGEKVATAHIDKNKMAYLYSAGDTYVFMNNETYEQIEIPFAQIEYQLNFIVEGMEVNVISFEGEILGVDIPEKVTLTVTEADPAVKGNTAQSATKDCVVETGFKLQVPLFVNQGDKIVINTSTGKYDTRA
- a CDS encoding hemolysin family protein, with translation MDDYWQRYLLAFTDIPVGLLALMVGLLLMSAFFSLSETVFSSVNVIRLKTFIEDGIKGSKKGLWITENFDRTLTTILVGNNLANIALATVSVSLFTQIFGDPTVVNLMNTFVMTTIILIFGEIVPKSFAKNNAERLALVLSNIMYWLISIMSPITWIFLKIRGLLIKENDEITISVTGDELETIIDTMEEEGSIDEDEAEMLQSVLDLSEKTVYDIMTPRVDMIAIDVNEEVETIKKIFFDHQFSRLPVYDKSVDNIVGILHERDFFTKLIKDQKIYIRKLMKEAMFVSKSMRVDTLIELLQREKAHMAVVSGEYGGTSGVVTMEDALEELVGEIYDEHDEVDDEMISQIKEFKFGINADIDLEDLFEELDIGTPPETQYSNLGGWLYGMFEDLPEVDMHYNYLQEIPNYEHDDDEPSWLNLKFVIKEIRDRRITYVHLTVENVTKE
- a CDS encoding pseudouridine synthase yields the protein MERLQKVIAHSGYCSRRKAEELIVAGNVFVNGEKVTELGTKVSSSDDIVINGQALSKEDLVYYVLYKPEGYVSTTSDEKNRRTVLDLVPSDKRVYPVGRLDYDTSGVLLITNDGTFTNQMTSPHKGIEKEYVAKVEGFVRKNESAQLRRGIEIDGYKTKPAFVKNVTYTKKNETSIVTLIITEGKYHQVKKMFEAIGHPVLSLKRTRFGMVTVEGMKKGEIRRLKPYELKQLKEQVKS
- the cmk gene encoding (d)CMP kinase, producing MQIALDGPAGAGKSTIAKLLAEKLDFIFIDTGAMYRAVTLKAIRLGLNLNDENVFEFIDHTTFMFHDGHLFMDGKDVHDEVRKNDISNNVSLVSSYLTVRQRLVAIQQTLAKHHNVVMDGRDIGTKVLPKADVKFFLTASIEERAMRRHQDNLKRNIASDLEQLKLEIARRDHLDATRKHSPLKPAEDAIIIDTSHMSINDVVQTLTTKIREVENYGYGV